A DNA window from Comamonas fluminis contains the following coding sequences:
- a CDS encoding quinone oxidoreductase family protein, with translation MVLAVQIQRNGGPEELQLVEVEVGPPGPGEVRIRHHAIGLNFLDVYQRSGIYKFPMPLQLGMEGSGIVEAVGEGVTHLKEGDRVAYTTLPCGSYAEVRNVPAMWVCVLPDAISFETGAAMMLKGLTAQYLLHKCKPVEGLEAGDLILFHAAAGGVGLIACQWAKALGYRMIATAGSEEKCQLALANGAEFAINYRTENFVERVKEITNGEGVKIVYDSVGKDTWEGSLECLRAFGLLASFGSASGTPPPITTTQLAPKSLYVTRQGLWPHFTSREACQAMADQLFDAVISGKIKIHIEQRFAMRDVQEAHRALEARKTIGSTILIP, from the coding sequence ATGGTTTTAGCAGTACAGATTCAACGCAATGGCGGCCCGGAAGAGCTGCAGCTGGTTGAGGTTGAGGTTGGCCCGCCCGGCCCTGGCGAAGTGCGCATCCGCCACCACGCCATTGGCCTGAATTTCCTCGATGTCTACCAGCGCTCCGGCATCTACAAGTTCCCCATGCCCCTGCAGCTGGGCATGGAGGGTTCGGGCATCGTCGAGGCCGTGGGCGAAGGCGTGACCCACCTAAAGGAAGGCGACCGCGTCGCCTACACCACCCTGCCTTGCGGCAGCTATGCCGAGGTGCGCAACGTGCCAGCCATGTGGGTTTGCGTGCTGCCCGACGCCATCAGCTTTGAGACCGGCGCAGCCATGATGCTCAAAGGCCTGACGGCGCAGTACCTGCTGCACAAATGCAAACCCGTCGAAGGTCTGGAAGCCGGTGACCTCATCCTGTTCCACGCAGCCGCCGGTGGCGTGGGCCTGATCGCTTGCCAGTGGGCCAAGGCGCTGGGCTATCGCATGATTGCCACTGCCGGATCGGAAGAAAAATGCCAGCTGGCGCTTGCCAATGGTGCAGAGTTCGCTATCAATTACAGAACAGAAAATTTTGTAGAGCGCGTCAAAGAGATCACCAACGGCGAAGGCGTCAAAATCGTTTACGACTCCGTCGGCAAGGACACCTGGGAAGGCTCGCTGGAATGCCTGCGCGCATTCGGTCTGCTCGCCAGCTTCGGCAGCGCATCGGGCACGCCACCTCCCATCACCACCACCCAGCTGGCGCCGAAGAGCCTCTACGTCACCCGCCAGGGCCTGTGGCCGCATTTCACGTCGCGTGAAGCCTGCCAGGCCATGGCCGATCAGCTCTTTGATGCCGTCATCTCCGGCAAGATCAAAATCCACATCGAGCAACGCTTTGCCATGCGTGATGTGCAAGAAGCACACCGTGCACTGGAAGCGCGCAAGACCATTGGCTCGACCATTTTGATTCCCTGA
- the fahA gene encoding fumarylacetoacetase — MTTPSNTRTDSSSQAANDPALRSFIEVAADSHFPIQNLPFGIFSQGSGTPHPGVAIGDQIADLQVLAEAGLLNAVDASVLKQPTLNAFIDLGRTATSALRQQISALLRHDNPTLRDNATLRQKAIVPMAGATMHLPVRVGGFSDFMLSREHSINCVDILGGSPGSGTLWPNWTYLPMAYNSRASSVVVSETPVKRPWGQVVSAGETTPRYQPSRRLDFELEAALVVGAGNALGDPIAIGQAEQHAFGVVLLNDWSTRDIQAWEAQPLGVFVSKGHRTSISPWIVTFDALEPFRIAGPEQSPKPLPYLDQQGLRNFDVYMQASIKPQDADTASVVCRSNLRYLYWSFAQQLAHHASTGCNMQAGDLLGTGTVSNSNPNGLGCLYEATRNGQQHIELEQGGTRVYLEDGDEVELTAWAQGPGYRIGFGTCTGLVTPADTHHQ; from the coding sequence ATGACTACGCCAAGTAACACACGCACCGACTCCAGCAGCCAGGCGGCCAATGATCCGGCTTTGCGCTCGTTCATCGAGGTCGCGGCAGATTCGCATTTTCCCATCCAGAACCTGCCATTCGGCATCTTTAGCCAGGGCAGCGGCACGCCACACCCAGGCGTCGCGATTGGCGACCAAATTGCCGACCTGCAGGTGCTGGCCGAAGCAGGCCTGTTGAATGCAGTGGATGCCAGCGTGCTGAAGCAGCCTACGCTCAACGCTTTTATCGACCTGGGCCGCACTGCCACATCAGCGCTACGCCAGCAGATCAGCGCGCTGCTGCGCCATGACAACCCCACGCTGCGCGACAACGCCACCTTGCGCCAAAAAGCCATCGTGCCCATGGCCGGTGCCACCATGCATCTGCCGGTGCGCGTGGGCGGGTTCAGCGACTTCATGCTCTCGCGCGAACATTCCATCAACTGCGTAGACATTCTGGGCGGCAGCCCTGGCAGCGGCACGCTGTGGCCCAACTGGACCTATTTGCCCATGGCCTACAACAGCCGTGCCAGCTCGGTGGTGGTGAGCGAGACTCCAGTCAAGCGCCCATGGGGCCAGGTGGTTTCTGCCGGTGAAACCACACCCCGCTACCAGCCCAGCCGCAGACTGGATTTTGAGCTGGAGGCAGCACTCGTCGTGGGTGCAGGCAACGCACTGGGTGACCCCATTGCCATTGGCCAGGCTGAGCAGCACGCGTTTGGGGTGGTGCTGCTCAACGACTGGAGCACGCGGGACATTCAGGCTTGGGAGGCACAGCCTTTGGGTGTTTTTGTCTCCAAGGGCCATCGCACCTCCATCTCGCCTTGGATCGTCACCTTCGATGCGCTGGAGCCATTCCGCATTGCCGGTCCAGAGCAATCGCCCAAGCCGCTGCCCTATCTCGACCAGCAAGGCCTGCGCAACTTTGATGTGTACATGCAGGCCTCGATCAAACCGCAGGACGCCGACACCGCTTCCGTGGTCTGCCGCAGCAACCTCAGATACCTGTACTGGAGCTTTGCCCAGCAACTGGCCCACCACGCCAGCACCGGCTGCAATATGCAGGCCGGTGACTTGCTGGGCACTGGCACGGTCAGCAACTCGAACCCCAACGGCCTCGGCTGCCTGTACGAAGCCACGCGCAACGGCCAGCAGCACATTGAACTGGAACAAGGCGGCACCCGCGTCTATCTGGAAGACGGCGACGAGGTGGAGCTGACCGCCTGGGCCCAAGGCCCCGGCTACCGCATCGGGTTTGGAACCTGTACTGGCCTGGTCACGCCAGCAGATACCCACCACCAATGA
- a CDS encoding SDR family NAD(P)-dependent oxidoreductase, which translates to MTSTTQTSAIDLAGKRILVTGGSSGIGLASARRFIEMGATVFLVDVNEKALAQEAQAMGAKGFAVADVTSEEACQSAVSQAETALGEIDALFHCAGVSDQVTSAIDMDIDVWQRIVDINLRGCFLMCRTVGRLMLQRKKGTIVNIASVNGINGIPRRNAYGPAKAGVALLTRNLSCEWSHQGVRVNAVAPGYIATPMVDQLVQDKKIDLDRIERRTPMARMGLPIEVANAAAFLLSDAASYVSGAVLPVDGGFTSYGGAGDVKSA; encoded by the coding sequence ATGACATCCACAACACAAACATCCGCAATTGACCTGGCTGGCAAGCGCATTCTGGTGACGGGTGGCTCCAGCGGTATTGGACTGGCGTCGGCGCGCCGTTTCATCGAAATGGGCGCCACCGTCTTTTTGGTAGATGTGAACGAAAAAGCCCTGGCACAGGAAGCACAGGCCATGGGTGCCAAGGGCTTCGCCGTAGCAGATGTGACCAGTGAGGAGGCCTGCCAATCTGCGGTCAGCCAGGCAGAAACAGCCCTCGGCGAAATTGATGCACTCTTTCACTGCGCGGGCGTGAGCGACCAGGTCACTTCCGCCATCGACATGGACATCGACGTCTGGCAGCGCATTGTCGATATCAACCTGCGCGGCTGCTTTTTGATGTGCCGCACCGTAGGCCGCCTGATGCTCCAGCGCAAAAAAGGCACTATCGTCAACATCGCCTCGGTCAACGGCATCAACGGCATTCCACGGCGCAATGCTTATGGCCCTGCCAAAGCGGGTGTCGCCCTGCTGACCCGCAATTTGTCCTGCGAGTGGAGCCACCAAGGCGTGCGCGTGAACGCCGTTGCGCCCGGCTACATCGCCACTCCCATGGTTGACCAACTGGTGCAGGACAAAAAAATCGACCTGGACCGCATTGAGCGCCGCACCCCCATGGCGCGCATGGGCCTGCCCATCGAGGTGGCCAACGCAGCAGCTTTCTTGCTGTCTGATGCAGCATCCTATGTGTCTGGCGCCGTGCTTCCCGTCGATGGTGGTTTTACCTCCTACGGCGGCGCTGGCGATGTGAAGTCGGCCTGA
- a CDS encoding Bug family tripartite tricarboxylate transporter substrate binding protein, giving the protein MSLQRPQNGTQRDASGISLPRRQGLQWLLAAAGCVMTGALPASAMAQESWKPAHPIKIVVPFPPGGGTDAAARLLADTITKQSGFAVIVENRPGANGILATQAVNTAAPDGLTLMMGTSDTHAVNPHLYPQAVKAVASMIAVNSVARVPVMLVGRKNLPQKTTREVLQFARSNEMTYAHYGIGSNGQLAMEMIKANAGIDKMLGVPYQGGGPAMQAVLAGQVDIAVVPMNAALAQGPNILLLGTVSAQRPEGAKEIPTLKEQGFDVVADSWTGLFAPSATPANVVAAISRLTKAAVASPEFAKSLAAQGLSPLQLDGSAEFSKFVASESARLGKVIRAANIKVEK; this is encoded by the coding sequence ATGAGCCTTCAACGTCCTCAAAACGGCACGCAACGTGACGCAAGTGGTATTTCACTGCCCAGACGTCAAGGTCTGCAGTGGCTGCTTGCAGCAGCAGGCTGCGTAATGACAGGCGCGCTGCCCGCAAGCGCAATGGCGCAAGAGAGCTGGAAGCCCGCGCACCCTATCAAGATCGTGGTGCCCTTCCCGCCGGGCGGTGGCACCGATGCGGCAGCCCGCTTGCTGGCGGACACCATCACCAAGCAAAGTGGCTTTGCCGTGATTGTGGAAAACCGGCCAGGGGCCAATGGCATCCTGGCAACACAGGCCGTCAACACTGCGGCACCGGATGGACTCACCCTCATGATGGGCACCTCCGATACACATGCCGTCAACCCGCACCTGTATCCCCAGGCGGTCAAGGCGGTTGCCTCCATGATTGCCGTGAACTCCGTCGCCCGCGTTCCCGTCATGCTGGTTGGCCGCAAGAACCTGCCGCAAAAAACGACGCGTGAAGTCCTGCAATTTGCGCGCAGCAACGAGATGACCTATGCCCATTACGGCATCGGCAGCAATGGGCAGCTTGCGATGGAAATGATCAAGGCCAACGCAGGCATCGACAAGATGCTGGGCGTGCCCTACCAGGGCGGCGGCCCCGCCATGCAAGCCGTGCTGGCCGGGCAGGTTGACATTGCAGTCGTGCCCATGAACGCAGCGCTGGCGCAGGGCCCCAATATCTTGCTGCTTGGCACGGTTTCCGCACAACGCCCCGAAGGCGCCAAAGAGATTCCCACGCTCAAGGAACAGGGCTTTGACGTCGTCGCTGACTCATGGACAGGCCTGTTCGCACCATCTGCCACACCCGCCAATGTGGTGGCAGCCATCTCCCGCCTGACCAAGGCTGCAGTGGCTAGCCCAGAGTTCGCCAAAAGTCTTGCCGCACAAGGCTTGTCGCCCTTGCAGCTGGACGGCAGTGCCGAGTTCTCCAAGTTCGTCGCCTCAGAAAGCGCACGCCTTGGCAAGGTCATCCGCGCCGCCAATATCAAAGTAGAAAAGTAA
- a CDS encoding transposase yields MQTTFIGVDVSKAELVISVGDQAAVSVTNDTSAIMRWLASLPQDCSVAMESTGRYHLLLAQLALQAGLNVYVLNARDVFFYAKALGARAKSDALDCVVIRRYLQEHVQSLYPWQPGTPVQQQLHLLLTRRAQLSAHQAALKQTLKAVDLPGPQMVHLMESFKALLQAIDEQVVHLISSDDAMHQGCQRLQSITGIGPQTSALLTELLSRLHFANSDALVAYSGLDPRANDSGTKRGRRRLSKRGPALLRRQMYLAAFAASHSKALKPLYAHIRAKGFSTTESMVILGRKLLRVALAVWRGNTVFNPEQLLPKTA; encoded by the coding sequence ATGCAAACGACCTTTATCGGAGTGGATGTCTCCAAAGCGGAGTTGGTCATCAGCGTTGGCGATCAAGCTGCCGTGAGCGTGACCAATGACACATCTGCGATCATGCGCTGGTTGGCCTCGTTACCCCAAGATTGCTCTGTCGCCATGGAATCTACAGGGCGCTACCACTTGCTGCTCGCACAACTGGCTTTGCAAGCAGGGCTGAATGTGTATGTGCTCAATGCCCGGGATGTGTTCTTTTATGCCAAGGCACTGGGCGCCAGGGCTAAAAGCGATGCTCTGGACTGCGTGGTGATTCGGCGCTATCTGCAGGAGCATGTTCAAAGCCTGTATCCCTGGCAGCCTGGCACACCCGTTCAGCAGCAGCTCCATCTCTTGCTGACTCGACGTGCGCAGCTTAGCGCGCACCAGGCAGCCTTGAAGCAGACGCTCAAGGCGGTTGACTTACCCGGGCCGCAGATGGTGCACTTGATGGAATCGTTCAAAGCCCTGCTGCAGGCCATTGATGAGCAGGTTGTGCACCTGATCTCCAGTGACGACGCCATGCACCAAGGCTGCCAGCGACTGCAGTCGATTACAGGGATTGGCCCACAAACCAGTGCACTGCTGACAGAGCTTTTAAGTCGCCTGCACTTTGCCAACTCGGACGCACTGGTTGCCTATAGCGGGCTGGACCCTCGTGCCAATGACTCTGGCACAAAGCGTGGGAGGAGGCGTTTAAGCAAACGAGGCCCAGCCTTGCTGCGCAGGCAGATGTATCTGGCCGCATTCGCTGCCAGCCACAGCAAAGCGCTCAAGCCGCTTTATGCGCATATTCGCGCTAAGGGCTTCTCAACGACAGAGTCGATGGTGATCTTGGGGCGTAAGCTGCTTCGAGTGGCCCTTGCTGTTTGGCGAGGCAATACGGTGTTCAACCCCGAGCAATTGCTGCCGAAAACTGCTTGA
- a CDS encoding TetR/AcrR family transcriptional regulator — protein MKKSTTENKRPLRETSVRILDAAEQLFAAQSYEGTSIRQITDLAEVRLALAHYHFESKEQIFFEVLARRANVVNESRQKLLTHYRSVRGQSPLSVEDIARCYISPYLYWSLHGGPGWQNYAKLAARIMSTERWMELLSNLFNPLAQAFLHELRRTFPGREEQRIQWAFDFMVGVMSNTFSENNRIVGLSNGLCSSENHEDACNHLLPFVVAGVSATVDTATASFTNDFDTILQASTLND, from the coding sequence ATGAAGAAAAGCACTACCGAGAACAAACGCCCTCTGCGTGAAACATCTGTCCGAATCCTGGATGCTGCAGAGCAACTTTTCGCCGCTCAAAGCTATGAAGGCACATCCATTCGCCAGATCACCGATCTGGCGGAGGTCAGGCTTGCCCTGGCGCACTACCACTTTGAATCCAAAGAGCAGATTTTTTTCGAAGTGCTGGCACGTCGGGCCAATGTGGTCAACGAGAGCCGCCAGAAACTGCTGACGCACTACCGCAGCGTGCGTGGCCAATCCCCCCTGTCGGTGGAAGACATTGCCCGCTGCTACATATCGCCCTATCTGTACTGGAGCCTGCACGGCGGCCCTGGCTGGCAGAACTACGCCAAGCTTGCGGCACGCATCATGTCCACCGAGCGCTGGATGGAGCTGCTCAGCAATCTGTTCAATCCGCTGGCACAGGCGTTTTTACACGAGCTGCGCCGCACCTTTCCAGGCCGCGAGGAGCAGCGCATTCAGTGGGCGTTTGACTTCATGGTTGGCGTGATGAGCAATACCTTCAGCGAAAACAACCGAATCGTGGGACTGTCCAACGGACTGTGCTCCTCGGAAAACCATGAGGATGCCTGCAACCATTTGCTGCCCTTTGTTGTAGCGGGTGTCAGCGCCACGGTCGATACCGCCACAGCGTCCTTCACAAACGATTTCGACACCATTCTTCAGGCCTCAACCCTGAACGACTGA
- a CDS encoding SphA family protein, which produces MLEFRKVTTSVAVTSVVLLAHFNAAATEGGVSIDPPGIESTASSALPPPGLYGIAYYRNYQADSAKDNRGNTVTGPDFKVGVNALVNRFVWVTPVKVAGGDLALQAVLPIARVSVDIAPGLSQTRTGLGDTTLGAGIGWHFSEKLHALGALDLDMPTGRYDKNALANVGTNHWAISPKLGFSYVQKEGINWDLRNTLVFNSRNKDTDYRSGIEWFADYTLGWGFGNGLVAGVGGYVYQQLSKDKQNGQSIDGSKGRAMAFGPSVRYTTSFGMMLSAKFEREFNVRNRAEGKSFWVRAVYAF; this is translated from the coding sequence ATGTTGGAATTTCGCAAGGTAACCACTTCCGTTGCCGTTACATCCGTCGTTTTGCTGGCTCACTTTAATGCCGCCGCGACCGAAGGTGGCGTGTCTATCGACCCGCCGGGCATCGAAAGTACCGCCAGCAGTGCACTGCCTCCGCCGGGACTTTATGGCATTGCCTACTACCGTAACTACCAGGCGGACAGTGCCAAGGACAATCGCGGCAACACCGTGACAGGCCCGGATTTCAAAGTGGGTGTGAATGCGCTGGTAAACCGTTTTGTGTGGGTCACGCCAGTCAAGGTGGCGGGCGGCGACTTGGCATTGCAGGCCGTGCTGCCTATTGCGCGTGTCAGTGTTGATATTGCTCCCGGCCTCTCTCAAACCCGTACCGGCCTGGGTGATACCACATTGGGCGCGGGTATTGGCTGGCACTTCAGCGAAAAGCTGCATGCTCTTGGTGCACTTGATCTTGATATGCCCACCGGTCGTTATGACAAGAACGCCCTGGCGAATGTGGGTACCAATCACTGGGCCATCTCTCCCAAGCTGGGATTCAGCTACGTGCAGAAAGAGGGCATCAACTGGGATTTGCGCAACACGCTGGTTTTCAACTCTCGCAACAAGGACACCGACTACCGCTCCGGTATCGAGTGGTTTGCTGATTACACCTTGGGCTGGGGCTTTGGCAACGGGCTGGTTGCAGGCGTAGGCGGCTATGTGTACCAGCAACTGAGCAAGGACAAGCAAAATGGCCAGTCTATTGATGGCAGCAAGGGCCGTGCCATGGCCTTTGGCCCGTCGGTTCGCTACACAACCAGCTTTGGAATGATGCTGTCGGCCAAGTTTGAGCGCGAATTCAATGTACGCAATCGCGCAGAAGGCAAATCATTCTGGGTGCGCGCGGTTTACGCGTTCTGA
- the cobF gene encoding precorrin-6A synthase (deacetylating) — translation MLEISLIGIGTGNPDHITRQAEEAIRNADLILLPHKEDNKAELAQVRLSLLQQLMVSDERIAHFDMPLRRQQGSDYDRQVDEWHDAIALRWQECLHQRLPSGQGRVALLVWGDPALYDSTLRIASRLGLAREQVRVVPGITSMQMLCSAHGIALNEIGAPFLVTTGRQLREGGWPAGIDTLIVMLDGQCSYEQISQPDAVIYWGAYLGMPQQVLMSGNLNAVKNAITARRAQCRAQHGWIMDIYLLRRTASAEANLQP, via the coding sequence ATGCTGGAAATATCGCTGATCGGCATTGGCACCGGCAACCCGGATCACATCACTCGGCAAGCCGAAGAAGCTATTCGCAATGCCGATCTGATTCTGCTGCCACACAAGGAAGACAACAAGGCTGAGCTAGCCCAGGTTCGCCTGTCGTTGCTGCAGCAACTGATGGTCAGTGACGAGCGGATTGCGCATTTCGACATGCCGCTAAGGCGCCAGCAAGGCTCGGACTACGACAGACAAGTTGACGAATGGCATGACGCAATTGCCCTGCGCTGGCAGGAATGTCTGCACCAGCGCCTGCCCTCCGGACAAGGCCGCGTTGCACTACTGGTCTGGGGCGACCCCGCACTTTATGACAGCACTTTGCGCATTGCATCGCGCCTGGGTCTGGCCCGAGAGCAGGTGCGGGTCGTTCCCGGCATCACGTCCATGCAGATGCTGTGCAGTGCGCATGGCATCGCACTCAATGAAATTGGTGCGCCATTTCTGGTCACCACAGGCCGCCAGTTGCGCGAAGGAGGCTGGCCCGCAGGAATTGACACCCTGATTGTCATGCTCGACGGTCAGTGCTCTTATGAGCAGATATCTCAGCCCGATGCCGTCATCTACTGGGGCGCCTATCTGGGAATGCCGCAGCAGGTGCTGATGTCCGGAAATCTGAATGCCGTGAAGAATGCCATTACCGCCCGGCGGGCGCAGTGCCGGGCGCAGCACGGTTGGATCATGGATATCTATCTTCTGCGTAGAACCGCAAGCGCCGAGGCTAACTTGCAGCCCTGA
- the cobM gene encoding precorrin-4 C(11)-methyltransferase — protein MTVHFIGAGPGAADLITVRGRDLLASSPVCLYAGSLVPTELLAHCPAGVRLVNTAPMSLEDILAEMQSAHTQGLDVARLHSGDLSIWSAMGEQLRGLREREIPYTVTPGVPAFSAVAAALEAELTLPGSCQSVVLTRTSGRASSMPSGETLAAFAATGAVLAIHLSVHVAQEVQQELIKHYGKDCPAAIVWRASWPDELIVRTTVGELASAAQSNALQRSALMLVGPTLSQQDFGLSRLYANDYDRRYRPRGDEPRFPAGTEGV, from the coding sequence TTGACAGTCCACTTCATTGGCGCCGGCCCTGGCGCAGCCGACCTCATCACAGTGCGTGGTCGTGATTTGCTGGCCTCAAGCCCCGTCTGTCTCTATGCGGGTTCACTGGTGCCGACCGAACTGCTGGCACATTGCCCTGCAGGCGTTCGCCTGGTCAACACCGCCCCCATGTCACTGGAAGACATACTGGCGGAAATGCAATCGGCCCACACGCAAGGACTGGATGTTGCACGCCTGCACTCTGGCGACCTGAGCATCTGGTCGGCCATGGGCGAGCAACTGCGCGGCCTGCGCGAGCGCGAAATTCCCTATACCGTGACGCCGGGTGTGCCCGCCTTCAGTGCGGTGGCTGCCGCCCTTGAAGCAGAGTTGACCCTGCCGGGCTCCTGCCAGTCGGTTGTACTGACACGCACATCCGGTCGCGCATCCAGCATGCCCAGCGGAGAAACACTGGCCGCTTTTGCCGCCACCGGCGCGGTGCTGGCCATCCATCTCTCGGTGCATGTGGCCCAGGAAGTGCAGCAAGAATTGATCAAGCACTACGGCAAAGACTGCCCTGCCGCCATCGTCTGGAGAGCATCGTGGCCCGATGAGCTGATTGTGCGCACCACCGTGGGCGAGCTGGCATCTGCCGCACAGAGCAACGCGCTGCAGCGCAGCGCACTGATGCTGGTGGGGCCTACGCTGAGCCAGCAGGATTTTGGCCTCAGCCGTCTTTATGCCAATGACTATGACCGCCGCTACCGCCCCCGTGGCGATGAGCCCCGCTTTCCTGCAGGTACCGAGGGGGTTTGA
- a CDS encoding cobalamin biosynthesis protein — MDMELAAMTWLYAGWGFRSTASPESFSSCWQQACMLQPQLERWPGVLCFSVLSHKATTAAGKALRGWAEANFTPLQWLDCTESDIRQTKTISTSSRLLQRFGTGSVSEALALQAALNHSAHRCSPPLAPRLLLPRIVSADRQATLAIATISAPEQTPPILKTGVFS; from the coding sequence ATGGATATGGAGCTCGCAGCCATGACGTGGCTGTATGCGGGCTGGGGATTCAGATCAACTGCGAGCCCAGAGTCATTTTCCAGTTGCTGGCAGCAAGCCTGCATGCTGCAGCCGCAACTGGAGCGCTGGCCCGGAGTGCTCTGCTTTTCCGTTTTAAGCCACAAGGCCACAACCGCTGCCGGAAAAGCGCTGCGGGGCTGGGCAGAGGCGAATTTCACGCCGCTGCAGTGGCTTGACTGCACGGAGTCAGATATCAGGCAAACGAAAACTATCTCTACCTCTTCGCGACTGCTGCAGCGCTTTGGCACGGGCAGCGTCTCTGAGGCACTGGCGCTTCAGGCCGCACTAAACCACAGCGCCCATCGCTGCAGCCCACCACTCGCACCCCGTCTGCTGCTGCCGCGCATAGTCTCTGCGGATCGCCAAGCCACGCTGGCAATTGCCACGATTTCGGCACCGGAGCAGACACCCCCTATTCTGAAAACTGGAGTTTTTTCTTGA
- the cbiT gene encoding precorrin-6Y C5,15-methyltransferase (decarboxylating) subunit CbiT: MANPWLSIIGIHPSGLQGLSAAALQDLNSAELVFGSPRHLELAQVGSRGRTWPVPFSVDSVLQLRKQIPVAILVSGDPFHFGGGASVAKHLEAGEWRNHPQPSTFSWISGTLGWSQEHTHCLGLHARSFETLTPLLAQSERFICLLRDAAAAQGIASWLSQHGWGSSLMWLISQAGSEQQCMETGTASELAASLLAQPVQAPVAAAFEARGGFGLSQVPGRSCDAFAHDGQITKSPIRAMTLAALAPRRGECLWDLGAGSGSVSAEWCLAGGKAICVEQHAERVANITVNAARYALNLQVIHADSMTALNSLPGTADAVFVGGGFNQSLFDALCARLRHPWRLVVNAVALETQALLMELHRRHGGQLQQLQWSEAVPLGRMHSWQAARPVVQWIWSSQP; encoded by the coding sequence ATGGCCAATCCGTGGCTTTCAATCATTGGAATTCATCCCTCAGGCCTGCAAGGCCTGAGCGCTGCCGCACTGCAAGACCTGAACAGCGCCGAGCTGGTCTTTGGCAGCCCGCGCCACCTTGAGCTGGCACAAGTTGGCAGCCGTGGCCGCACTTGGCCGGTTCCGTTCAGCGTCGATTCCGTACTGCAACTGCGCAAGCAAATTCCGGTTGCCATCCTGGTCTCGGGCGATCCGTTTCATTTCGGCGGGGGAGCGTCGGTTGCCAAACACCTGGAAGCAGGCGAATGGCGCAACCACCCTCAGCCCTCTACATTTTCATGGATTTCAGGCACGCTGGGATGGTCGCAGGAGCATACGCATTGCCTGGGCCTGCATGCCCGCAGCTTTGAAACACTGACGCCACTGCTAGCCCAGAGCGAACGCTTTATCTGCCTGCTGCGTGATGCCGCCGCCGCACAGGGCATAGCTTCCTGGCTATCCCAGCATGGCTGGGGAAGCAGCCTGATGTGGCTGATCTCGCAGGCAGGCAGCGAGCAGCAATGCATGGAAACTGGCACGGCCAGTGAACTGGCTGCCAGCTTGCTTGCCCAGCCTGTGCAAGCGCCCGTTGCTGCCGCTTTTGAAGCCCGTGGCGGCTTCGGCCTATCACAGGTTCCGGGGCGCAGCTGCGACGCATTTGCGCATGACGGGCAGATCACCAAAAGCCCCATCAGAGCCATGACACTGGCAGCGCTGGCGCCGCGCCGCGGTGAATGCCTGTGGGACCTGGGGGCTGGCTCAGGCTCTGTTTCCGCAGAATGGTGCCTGGCAGGCGGCAAGGCCATTTGCGTAGAGCAGCACGCAGAACGCGTTGCCAACATCACCGTCAACGCCGCACGCTATGCACTGAATCTGCAAGTCATTCATGCAGACTCGATGACAGCACTCAACAGCCTTCCGGGCACCGCAGATGCTGTCTTTGTCGGCGGCGGCTTCAACCAGTCTTTGTTTGATGCGCTGTGCGCAAGACTGCGCCATCCCTGGCGTCTGGTGGTCAATGCCGTCGCCCTGGAAACCCAGGCACTGCTGATGGAACTGCATCGACGCCACGGCGGCCAGCTACAACAACTGCAGTGGAGCGAAGCCGTGCCCCTTGGGCGCATGCATTCGTGGCAAGCCGCCCGCCCGGTCGTTCAATGGATATGGAGCTCGCAGCCATGA